In Ovis aries strain OAR_USU_Benz2616 breed Rambouillet chromosome 14, ARS-UI_Ramb_v3.0, whole genome shotgun sequence, a single genomic region encodes these proteins:
- the ZNF541 gene encoding zinc finger protein 541, translating to MDQYSLEDEGALPSERHLSSYPENQALTCSDAVNRDLGPGTRDLLYGGLRGLELDPNFPAPDASSEPLEDNLDTLSLYSGKDSDSTKLLEEYVDPESQTSLQDLGLGALKVPKEAEEGGRATSGSARKGKRQHSSPQNTLLDCSLCGKVFSSASSLSKHYLTHSQERKHVCKICSKAFKRQDHLTGHMLTHQKTKPFVCIEQGCSKSYCDYRSLRRHYEVQHGLCILKEVPPEEEACGDSPHMHEVAGQPAPSGLRSPGPLLPNRDLLRCLVNSIVHHKIPSPGPAGPADSGEGRNVACSCPSSSGSSCCGPAGALGTLGPDVLEEPRPPRKEPAADVFTAIHSRAAESSSPDPAELEPLQLSSSLEGWPEGAPLPSCLPLFRGQTVPTTGSQPSGHSFQWLQNLSGCPKSKGNSMFVVHKPPSREGSEPGPGLSSASPVGEPSAGLGPGPEDVPPFPPVLLKAPGEASGDPRFASASGDDDCWAPKKGKFDCDSFRWPGDPGSQDPGSKPSSLSSDTTPLFRQLFLKSQESLVSHEQMQVFQMITKSQRIFSHAQVASASSQLPTPDGKQGPLKPLQGPWPQQPPSLTPAVDSLHAGPVNPEPEGSPARRRKSTSTFPREASPGSISRDAKGGPKVAAAPPALTASSLDPPGNPDISSLAKQLRSSKGTLDLDDIFSPGGLRQTQLGGDEPSGTHLPGKQAQAENGMASGATKAEKGPACPRGGGYRLFSGNSRAQRFSGFRKEKVKMDMCCAASPSQVAMASFSSAGPPADPARDSKSKLTTFNRIQGGNIYRLPHRVKEENVAAGCHQHNRGPTDWAEPRSTYVCKNCSQMFYTEKGLNSHMCFHSDQWPSPRGKQDPQVFGMEFCKPSRQVLRPEGDGQSPLGARKCLDNPTTASLGVPVSVPVAPANRPPGSKGQEKGGDERNSKENSQHRKRKKRPQPKALFVHPPPPTFGQPGPGGCHQSRLRSPVFLVDRLLKGLFQCSPYTPPPMLSPIREGSGLYFNTLCSTSAQASPDRLISTALNPLDGSFGICVVKDDTRISIEPHINIGSRFQAEIPELQDSSLAGIDEHVASLVWKPWGDVMSNPETQDRVTELCNVACSSVMPGGGTNLELALHCLHEAQGDVQVALETLLLRGPQKPRTHPLASYRYTGSDIWTPMEKRLFKKAFCAHKKDFNLIHKTIQTKTVAQCVEYYYIWKKMIKFDCGRAPGPEKRVRREPDEVDRAEAKVTCSPRERPSHRPTPELKIKTKSYRRESILNSSPSSGTKRSPEAPGSVEGQGAFPCRECERVFDKIKSRNAHMKRHRLQDHVEPIVRVKWPVKPFQLKEEEEEEEELGADIGPLQW from the exons ATGGACCAGTACAGCCTGGAGGACGAGGGTGCCCTTCCCTCCGAGAGGCACCTCTCTTCGTATCCTGAGAACCAGGCGCTCACCTGCAGCGACGCCGTCAACCGGGACCTGGGGCCTGGCACACGGGACCTGCTCTACGGTGGCCTGAGAGGTCTGGAGCTGGACCCCAACTTCCCGGCACCCGATGCGTCCAGCGAGCCGCTGGAGGACAACCTGGACACCCTGTCCCTGTACTCAGGGAAGGACAGTGACTCCACGAAGCTGCTGGAGGAGTATGTAGATCCCGAGTCTCAGACTTCCTTACAAG ACCTGGGGCTGGGCGCCCTCAAGGTGCCCAAAGAGGCGGAGGAAGGAGGCCGGGCCACGTCGGGGAGCGCGCGGAAAGGCAAGCGGCAGCACAGCTCCCCGCAGAACACgctcctggactgcagcctctGCGGGAAGGTGTTCAGCAGCGCCAGCTCCCTGAGCAAGCACTACCTGACGCACAGCCAGGAGAGGAAGCACGTGTGCAAGATCTGCAGCAAGGCCTTCAAGCGGCAGGACCACCT GACCGGACACATGCTCACCCACCAGAAGACCAAGCCCTTCGTGTGCATCGAGCAGGGCTGCAGCAAGAGCTACTGCGACTACCGCTCGCTGCGCCGGCACTACGAGGTCCAGCACGGCCTGTGCATCCTCAAGGAGGTGCCCCCGGAGGAGGAGGCCTGTGGGGACTCGCCCCACATGCACGAGGTGGCAGGCCAGCCCGCGCCATCCGGCCTGAGGTCCCCCGGTCCCCTCCTGCCCAACCGAGACCTTCTGCGCTGCCTCGTGAACAGCATCGTCCACCACAAGATCCCTTCCCCGGGGCCGGCTGGGCCTGCGGACAGCGGCGAGGGGAGGAACGTGGCCTGCTCCTGCCCGTCCTCGTCCGGGTCCTCCTGCTGCGGCCCAGCTGGTGCCCTAGGGACCCTGGGCCCTGATGTTCTCGAGGAGCCGAGGCCCCCACGGAAGGAGCCCGCTGCTGACGTGTTCACGGCTATCCACTCAAGGGCGGCGGAGAGCAGCAGCCCCGACCCGGCTGAGCTCGAGCCACTCCAGCTCTCGTCCTCCCTGGAGGGCTGGCCCGAGGGCgcccctctgccctcctgcctgcctctgtTCCGTGGCCAGACAGTCCCCACCACTGGTTCCCAGCCATCAGGCCACAGTTTTCAGTGGCTCCAGAACCTGTCAGGCTGCCCCAAGAGCAAAGGGAACAGTATGTTTGTCGTCCATAAGCCGCCATCCCGGGAGGGCTCTGAGCCTGGCCCTGGGCTCAGCAGCGCCTCCCCAGTGGGGGAGCCCTCGGCTGGCCTGGGGCCTGGCCCAGAGGACGTGCCGCCCTTCCCTCCCGTGCTCCTGAAGGCTCCTGGGGAGGCCTCAGGGGACCCCAGATTTGCCAGTGCCAGCGGGGATGATGACTGCTGGGCTCCCAAGAAGGGCAAGTTTGACTGCGACTCCTTCCGGTGGCCCGGGGACCCGGGCTCGCAGGACCCTGGCTCGAAGCCCAGCAGCCTCTCGTCAGACACCACGCCGCTCTTCCGGCAGCTCTTTCTGAAGTCACAGGAGTCCCTGGTGAGCCACGAGCAGATGCAGGTGTTCCAGATGATCACCAAGTCCCAGCGGATCTTCTCCCATGCCCAGGTGGCCTCCGCTTCCTCCCAGCTCCCCACTCCCGATGGCAAGCAGGGCCCCCTGAAGCCGCTGCAGGGGCCATGGCCACAGCAGCCCCCGTCTCTGACGCCCGCTGTTGACTCTCTCCATGCTGGCCCCGTGAACCCTGAGCCAGAGGGCTCCCCAGCCCGCCGGAGAAAATCCACATCCACTTTCCCTAGGGAGGCCTCACCTGGCAGCATAAGCCGGGATGCAAAGGGCGGGCCAAAAGTGGCTGCCGCTCCACCAGCCCTCACAGCATCGTCCCTGGACCCTCCCGGGAACCCAGACATCTCATCTCTGGCCAAGCAGTTGAGATCCTCAAAAGGGACCTTGGACCTGGATGATATCTTCTCTCCCGGGGGCCTGCGTCAGACCCAGTTAGGAGGGGACGAGCCATCCGGAACCCACCTCCCAGGGAAGCAGGCCCAGGCCGAGAATGGCATGGCCTCCGGGGCCACGAAAGCTGAAAAGGGCCCGGCCTGCCCCCGGGGTGGAGGCTACAGGCTCTTCTCCGGCAACTCCAGAGCGCAGCGCTTTTCAGGCTTCCGGAAGGAGAAGGTGAAAATGGATATGTGCTGTGCGGCTTCCCCGAGCCAGGTGGCCATGGCCTCCTTCTCGTCGGCCGGGCCTCCAGCAGACCCCGCCAGGGACTCCAAGTCCAAACTGACGACATTCAACAGGATCCAG GGTGGAAATATCTACCGGCTCCCTCACCGGGTGAAGGAGGAGAACGTGGCCGCTGGCTG TCACCAGCACAACAGGGGCCCCACAGACTGGGCAGAGCCAAGGAGCACGTACGTTTGCAAGAACTGCAGCCAGATGTTCTATACAGAGAAGGGGCTGAACAGCCACATGTGTTTTCACAGCGACCAGTGGCCGTCACCTCGAGGGAAGCAGGATCCACAG GTGTTTGGCATGGAGTTTTGCAAGCCCTCAAGACAGGTGCTGAGGCCAGAAGGGGATGGGCAGAGTCCCCTGGGAGCCAGAAAGTGCCTGGACAACCCAACCACAGCCTCTTTGGGGGTCCCTGTGTCGGTGCCTGTGGCCCCAGCAAACCGTCCCCCAGGGAGCAAG GGACAGGAGAAGGGCGGGGACGAGAGAAACAGCAAGGAGAACAGCCAGCACCGAAAGCGGAAGAAGCGCCCCCAGCCCAAGGCGCTGTTTGTCCATCCTCCGCCCCCCACGTTCGGGCAGCCAGGCCCGGGGGGGTGTCACCAGAGCCGCCTGCGCTCCCCCGTGTTCCTGGTGGACCGCCTCCTGAAGGGGCTGTTCCAGTGCTCACCCTACACGCCGCCGCCCATGCTCAGCCCCATCCGGGAGGGCTCGGGGCTCTATTTCAACACGCTCTGTTCCACATCCGCTCAGGCCAGCCCGGACAGGCTCATCAGCACCGCGCTCA ATCCCCTGGATGGCTCTTTCGGCATCTGTGTGGTAAAGGACGACACCAGGATCAGCATTGAACC ACACATCAACATAGGAAGCCGGTTTCAGGCTGAAATTCCAGAGCTCCAGGACAGCTCTTTGGCTGGGATTGATGAGCATGTTGCTTCTCTGGTCTGGAAGCCATGGGGAGATGTGATGAGCAACCCGGAAACGCAGGACAGAG TAACAGAGCTTTGCAACGTGGCCTGCTCCAGCGTTATGCCCGGCGGGGGCACTAACCTGGAGCTGGCGCTGCACTGCCTGCACGAAGCCCAGGGCGATGTCCAG GTTGCCCTGGAGACCCTCTTACTCAGAGGACCCCAGAAGCCACGAACTCACCCTCTCGCCAGCTACCGCTACACAG GTTCAGACATCTGGACCCCCATGGAGAAGAGGCTCTTTAAGAAGGCATTCTGTGCCCACAAGAAGGACTTTAACTTGATACACAAGACG ATCCAGACAAAGACCGTAGCCCAGTGTGTCGAGTATTACTACATCTGGAAAAAAATGATCAAGTTTGACTGCGGCCGAGCCCCAGGGCCAGAAAAGAGAGTCAGGAGGGAGCCAGATGAAGTAGACAGGGCGGAAGCCAAG GTCACTTGCAGTCCTCGGGAGAGACCCAGCCACCGTCCAACCCCCGAACTAAAGATAAAGACCAAGAGTTACAGGAGGGAGTCCATCCTCAACTCCAGCCCGAGCTCTGGCACCAAGCGGAGCCCCGAGGCACCTGGGAGCGTGGAGGGCCAGGGCGCCTTTCCCTGCCGGGAGTGTGAGAG GGTGTTCGATAAGATCAAGAGTCGAAATGCCCACATGAAGCGGCACCGGCTGCAGGACCACGTGGAGCCCATCGTCAGGGTCAAGTGGCCGGTGAAGCCCTTCCAgctgaaggaggaagaggaggaggaggaggagctgggggctGACATCGGGCCCCTGCAGTGGTGA